Proteins encoded in a region of the Pangasianodon hypophthalmus isolate fPanHyp1 chromosome 21, fPanHyp1.pri, whole genome shotgun sequence genome:
- the napgb gene encoding N-ethylmaleimide-sensitive factor attachment protein, gamma b: MAAQKIAEAHEHIAKAEKCLKTSMTKWKPDYDGAASEMAKAAVAFKNAKQFEQAKDAYLKEAEYHTENKALFHAAKAIEQAGMMLKDMKRLSEAVELIEKASVMYVENGTSGTAGMALDRAGKLIEPVDLEKAVDLYQKAASVFENEDRLRQAAELLGKASRLLVRLRRLDEAAVSLQKEKNMYKEIENYPTCFKKTIAQVLVHLHRGDFVAADKCVKESYSLPGFSGSEDCAAMETLLAGYDEQDEDEVFRVCNSPLLKYMDNDYAKLAISLKVPGGGGKKKKSPSAPQEGAPGAPAAEEEDEYEGGLC; the protein is encoded by the exons ATGGCAGCGCAGAAGATAGCCGAGGCACACGAACACATCGCCAAAGCGGAGAAATG CTTAAAGACCAGCATGACCAAGTGGAAGCCGGACTATGATGGAGCCGCATCTGAGATGGCTAAAGCTG CTGTGGCTTTCAAAAATGCAAAGCAGTTCGAGCAAGCAAAGGATGCGTACCTGAAGGAGGCAGAGTACCACACGGAGAACAAAGC ATTGTTCCATGCTGCAAA GGCAATTGAGCAAGCAGGTATGATGCTGAAG GATATGAAGCGACTCTCGGAGGCTGTTGAACTGATTGAGAAAGCCAGCGTGATGTACGTGGAGAACGGAACATCAGGAACTGCAGGCATGGCTTTGGACAGAGCCGGCAA ACTTATAGAACCAGTGGATCTGGAGAAAGCAGTGGACTTGTATCAGAAAGCAGCATCTGTTTTTGAG AATGAGGACCGGCTCAGACAGGCTGCAGAGCTGCTGGGAAAAGCCTCCAGACTTCTGGTGCGACTGCgcag GCTGGACGAGGCAGCTGTCTCTctgcagaaagagaaaaacatgtACAAGGAGATTGAGAATTACCCCACTTGCTTTAAG AAAACCATAGCACAAGTGCTGGTCCATCTCCATCGAGGCGACTTTGTAGCAGCGGAtaagtgtgtgaaagagagttACAG TCTTCCTGGGTTCAGCGGCAGCGAGGACTGTGCTGCAATGGAGACGTTACTGGCGGGTTACGACGAGCAAGACGAAGATGAGGTGTTTCGTGTGTGTAACTCACCTCTTCTCAAGTACATGGACAACGAC TATGCAAAGCTGGCCATTTCTCTGAAAGTACCTGGAGGAggggggaagaagaagaaatctcCCAGCGCTCCACAGGAGGGCGCTCCAGGAGCGCCGGCTGCGGAGGAAGAGGACGAGTATGAAGGAGGACTGTGTTAA